Proteins encoded together in one Mycobacterium sp. MS1601 window:
- a CDS encoding class I SAM-dependent methyltransferase, which translates to MGAQQTQRRGLNDSITKFWSFAAPAYNQPCLQRWVYRPAQDEVVNTLRSRGSQRVADIACGTGILTDRIERELRPDEVYGVDMSDGMLAQARQRSDRVRWMKGPAEELPFADEFLDAVVTTSAFHFFDQPAALREFHRVLAPGGLVAVTTIGPRLPLQRLSADLRNPAHIPSPREMHTLFTDAGLTVADQHRVARPLWTQLLSDLITVGVKS; encoded by the coding sequence ATGGGTGCACAGCAGACGCAACGACGCGGCCTGAACGACTCGATCACGAAGTTCTGGAGCTTTGCTGCTCCGGCGTACAACCAGCCGTGTCTGCAGCGCTGGGTCTACCGGCCGGCCCAGGACGAGGTGGTGAACACGCTACGCTCCCGAGGATCGCAACGTGTCGCCGATATCGCTTGCGGCACAGGGATCCTCACCGACCGCATCGAGCGTGAGCTGCGCCCCGACGAGGTGTACGGCGTGGACATGTCCGACGGCATGCTGGCGCAGGCCCGGCAACGCAGCGACCGGGTGCGCTGGATGAAAGGCCCTGCCGAGGAACTGCCGTTCGCCGACGAATTCCTCGATGCCGTGGTCACCACCTCGGCGTTCCACTTCTTCGATCAGCCCGCGGCGCTGCGCGAGTTCCACCGCGTGCTGGCGCCCGGTGGGCTGGTGGCGGTGACCACCATCGGTCCCCGGCTGCCCCTGCAGCGGCTCTCGGCCGATCTGCGCAATCCGGCGCACATCCCCTCACCGCGGGAGATGCACACGCTGTTCACCGATGCCGGCCTGACCGTGGCCGATCAGCACCGCGTGGCGCGGCCGCTGTGGACCCAGCTGCTGTCCGATCTGATCACCGTGGGCGTCAAGAGTTAG
- the mnhG gene encoding monovalent cation/H(+) antiporter subunit G — protein MNTFDVISGVLILGGSALALTAAIGVVRFPDTLSRMHAASKPQTLGLLLVLMGAALRLRGHPDVGMIILTGLFTLITAPVVAQRVGQLAYREQGSREGLFATDEMRDAK, from the coding sequence ATGAACACGTTCGACGTCATCTCCGGCGTGCTGATCCTGGGAGGTTCGGCGCTGGCGCTCACCGCCGCGATCGGCGTGGTGCGCTTCCCCGACACGCTGTCGCGCATGCACGCGGCCAGCAAGCCACAGACGCTCGGGCTGCTGCTGGTGCTGATGGGTGCGGCGCTGCGGCTGCGTGGCCACCCGGACGTCGGCATGATCATCCTGACCGGACTGTTCACCCTCATCACCGCTCCGGTGGTGGCCCAGCGGGTCGGCCAGCTGGCCTACCGTGAGCAGGGGTCCCGCGAGGGCCTTTTCGCCACCGACGAGATGCGCGACGCCAAGTAG
- a CDS encoding glutamate--cysteine ligase — protein MLSAASNADHIDFAGSYRPTVGVEWEFALVDAVTRDLSNEAAGVIAELGENPHVHKELLRNTVEIVTGICFNSGQAMEDLATTLHTVRQVVRDRGMELFCAGTHPFAEASAQKLTDAPRYAELINRTQWWGRQMLIWGVHVHVGVSSAHKVMPIISSLLNYYPHLLALSASSPWWEGEDTGYASNRAMMFQQLPTAGLPFQFQSWREFERFVHDQKKTGIIDHINEVRWDIRPSPHLGTVEIRIFDGVSNLEELSALVALTHCLVVDLDRRLDAGEALPVMPPWHVQENKWRAARYGLDAIIIQDAESNERLVTEDLDDLLDRLQPVARSLHCTDELARVADIPRRGGSYQRQRRVAEESDGDLRMVVDALVDELII, from the coding sequence GTGTTATCGGCGGCGAGTAACGCCGACCATATCGATTTCGCCGGCTCCTACCGGCCTACCGTCGGAGTCGAGTGGGAGTTCGCGCTAGTCGACGCGGTGACCCGCGATCTGTCCAACGAGGCCGCCGGGGTGATCGCCGAGCTGGGTGAGAACCCGCACGTGCACAAGGAATTGCTGCGCAACACCGTCGAGATCGTCACCGGAATCTGCTTCAACTCCGGGCAGGCGATGGAAGACCTCGCCACGACGTTGCACACCGTGCGGCAGGTGGTGCGAGACCGCGGCATGGAATTGTTCTGCGCCGGAACACACCCGTTCGCCGAGGCGTCGGCGCAGAAGCTCACCGACGCACCGCGCTACGCCGAACTGATCAACCGCACCCAGTGGTGGGGACGACAGATGCTGATCTGGGGTGTGCATGTCCACGTCGGGGTGTCCTCGGCGCACAAGGTGATGCCGATCATCAGCTCACTGCTCAACTACTACCCGCACCTGCTGGCGCTGTCGGCGTCGTCGCCATGGTGGGAGGGTGAGGACACCGGCTACGCCAGCAACCGCGCGATGATGTTCCAGCAGCTGCCCACCGCGGGCCTGCCCTTCCAGTTCCAGTCGTGGCGTGAGTTCGAACGCTTTGTGCACGACCAGAAGAAGACCGGCATCATCGACCACATCAACGAGGTGCGCTGGGACATCCGGCCGTCACCGCATCTGGGGACTGTCGAGATCCGCATCTTCGACGGGGTGTCCAACCTCGAGGAGCTCAGTGCGCTGGTGGCGCTGACGCACTGTCTGGTGGTGGACCTGGACCGTCGCCTCGATGCCGGCGAGGCGCTGCCGGTCATGCCGCCGTGGCACGTGCAGGAGAACAAGTGGCGCGCGGCACGCTACGGCCTGGACGCCATCATCATCCAGGACGCCGAGAGCAACGAGCGGCTGGTCACCGAGGACCTCGATGACCTGCTGGACCGCCTGCAGCCGGTGGCGCGCTCGCTGCACTGCACCGACGAACTGGCGCGGGTGGCCGACATTCCCCGGCGAGGGGGGTCCTACCAGCGGCAACGCCGGGTGGCCGAGGAGAGCGACGGCGATCTGCGTATGGTGGTCGATGCGTTGGTCGACGAGCTCATCATCTAG
- a CDS encoding N-acetylglutamate synthase, CG3035 family has translation MTELPGIGNRVSIRYRVPEGLTDVIGHLDAAFPVVLVRTASDGVVAVDPDTIVSVRELSGRPVRNSEIRALEHAAALAWPGTEHQWIGGWLLRAASGHTSRANSAVPLQMSATLADLPAVVDWYHDRGLPAWLALPERLLKISAAGVKDNRVLVRDIGLSPAASVGFADQPDPDWLRVYERPIPAEVLTAVVDGEVTFASVEGSAVGRGAVTAAPDGVRWLGISSVRVADAQRRRGHARAICQGLMHWGAARGATRCYVQVLADNEAAIGLYESMGFTLHHRVRYVEATSVLG, from the coding sequence TTGACCGAGCTTCCGGGGATCGGGAACCGGGTCAGCATCCGGTACCGGGTTCCCGAGGGGTTGACCGACGTCATCGGCCACCTGGACGCGGCGTTCCCGGTGGTGCTGGTGCGCACCGCGTCGGACGGGGTGGTCGCCGTCGATCCCGACACCATCGTCAGCGTCCGCGAACTCAGCGGCAGGCCGGTACGCAACTCCGAGATCCGCGCACTGGAGCACGCAGCCGCGCTGGCCTGGCCCGGCACCGAACACCAGTGGATCGGCGGGTGGTTGCTGCGGGCCGCTTCAGGTCACACCAGCCGCGCCAACTCTGCTGTCCCACTCCAGATGTCAGCGACACTGGCCGACCTGCCCGCCGTGGTCGACTGGTATCACGACCGCGGGCTGCCCGCGTGGCTGGCCCTGCCGGAGCGGCTGTTGAAGATCAGCGCGGCAGGCGTCAAGGACAACCGGGTACTGGTGCGCGATATCGGCCTGTCCCCCGCCGCGTCGGTGGGTTTCGCCGATCAACCGGACCCCGACTGGCTCCGCGTCTACGAACGACCGATTCCCGCCGAGGTGCTCACCGCGGTGGTCGACGGCGAGGTCACCTTCGCCTCCGTCGAGGGTTCCGCGGTGGGCCGCGGTGCTGTCACAGCGGCCCCGGATGGCGTTCGCTGGCTGGGCATCTCATCGGTGCGGGTCGCCGATGCGCAGCGGCGCCGAGGCCACGCGCGCGCGATCTGCCAGGGCTTGATGCACTGGGGCGCCGCGCGCGGTGCCACCCGGTGCTACGTGCAGGTGCTCGCCGACAACGAGGCCGCGATCGGACTGTACGAATCGATGGGCTTCACGCTGCATCATCGGGTGCGGTATGTGGAGGCGACGTCGGTCCTGGGGTGA
- a CDS encoding TetR/AcrR family transcriptional regulator produces the protein MTEEPTDGTRDRLLSAFAELIDERGYAHTSVVDIVRVARASKRTFYDHFPNKEAAFVALLLRATDDLAARIRATVDPEAPWQDQVTQAVEAYAVNIEVRPAIALSWIRDLPALGAAARPGQRRNFATLTAMIIDLTRSPGFVRADIAPLSEDAATVLVGGLRELAARAVEDGRDIHSIVAPGAGAAIALLSHPGTDSF, from the coding sequence ATGACCGAAGAACCAACCGACGGAACACGTGACCGGCTGTTGTCTGCATTCGCCGAACTGATCGACGAACGGGGTTACGCCCACACCAGCGTGGTGGACATCGTTCGTGTGGCCCGGGCCTCCAAACGCACCTTCTACGACCACTTCCCCAACAAGGAAGCGGCTTTCGTCGCGTTGCTGCTGCGTGCCACCGACGATCTGGCGGCCCGCATTCGCGCGACCGTCGACCCGGAGGCACCCTGGCAGGATCAGGTCACCCAGGCCGTCGAGGCCTACGCCGTCAACATCGAGGTGCGCCCTGCCATCGCCTTGAGCTGGATCCGTGACCTTCCCGCCCTCGGCGCCGCAGCTCGCCCCGGCCAGCGCCGCAACTTCGCGACACTGACTGCCATGATCATCGACCTCACCCGAAGCCCCGGCTTCGTTCGCGCCGACATCGCACCCCTGTCCGAAGACGCAGCCACGGTGCTGGTGGGTGGATTACGCGAGCTGGCCGCCAGGGCAGTCGAAGACGGCCGCGACATCCACAGCATCGTCGCCCCCGGCGCCGGCGCAGCGATAGCGCTGTTGAGCCACCCGGGCACAGACAGCTTCTAG
- a CDS encoding LytR C-terminal domain-containing protein: MNERVPDSSGLPLRAIVMVLLFLGIVFLLVGFQALGSGGDEDTSTGPTVTTTTTPPPTSETEEPAPRPEVRVFNISEVPGAAEDIATRVRDDNWNVTEVGNLVLPNVPVTTVYFGEGEQEAAEELGRLLEAPVEPRIPEVAEQPPGLIVVVVAG; the protein is encoded by the coding sequence ATGAACGAGCGCGTACCTGACTCCTCCGGGCTGCCACTGCGCGCCATCGTGATGGTGCTGTTGTTCCTCGGCATTGTCTTCCTGCTGGTGGGCTTCCAGGCTCTCGGCTCGGGTGGCGACGAGGACACCTCGACGGGGCCGACGGTCACCACCACGACAACGCCGCCTCCGACGTCGGAGACCGAGGAGCCCGCGCCTCGCCCCGAGGTCCGGGTGTTCAACATCTCCGAGGTCCCCGGTGCGGCAGAGGACATCGCCACCCGGGTGCGCGACGACAACTGGAATGTCACCGAAGTGGGCAACCTGGTGCTGCCGAACGTTCCCGTCACCACGGTCTACTTCGGTGAAGGGGAACAGGAAGCGGCCGAAGAACTCGGACGGCTGCTGGAAGCCCCTGTCGAACCCCGTATTCCGGAGGTCGCCGAGCAACCACCCGGGCTGATCGTGGTCGTGGTGGCAGGCTAG
- the sodC gene encoding superoxide dismutase[Cu-Zn]: MSARLLKKPALAVAVIAPVVGLTACAPYEPIASEPGTTPAVWTGSPAPASEEGHGGAEGHGNTGSESVLEVPINTPDGTEVATATFEFSPGYTTITVETTETGVLSPGFHGLHIHSVGQCEADSVAPAGGAPGDFLSAGGHFQAPGHSGHPASGDLSSLQVREDGSALLVTTTDAFTEDDLLAGQGTSIMIHEGPDNFANIPPERYNQVNGTPGPDATTMSTGDAGGRVACGVIGGE, from the coding sequence ATGTCCGCCAGACTTCTGAAGAAGCCCGCGCTCGCCGTCGCAGTCATCGCTCCCGTTGTCGGACTGACCGCGTGCGCCCCGTACGAGCCCATCGCCTCTGAGCCGGGGACCACCCCGGCGGTCTGGACCGGCTCACCGGCGCCGGCGTCGGAAGAAGGCCATGGCGGAGCCGAAGGTCATGGCAACACCGGCAGCGAGTCGGTGCTCGAGGTGCCCATCAACACACCGGACGGAACCGAAGTGGCAACCGCCACATTCGAGTTCAGCCCCGGCTACACCACCATCACGGTCGAGACCACCGAGACCGGTGTCCTGTCTCCCGGCTTCCACGGCCTGCACATCCACTCCGTCGGCCAGTGCGAAGCCGACTCGGTGGCCCCCGCCGGCGGCGCGCCCGGCGACTTCCTGTCCGCCGGTGGACATTTCCAGGCGCCCGGACACAGCGGACACCCCGCCAGCGGCGACTTGAGCTCACTGCAGGTGCGTGAGGACGGCTCGGCGCTTCTGGTCACCACCACCGACGCCTTCACCGAGGACGACCTGCTGGCCGGTCAGGGCACGTCGATCATGATCCACGAGGGTCCGGACAACTTCGCCAACATCCCTCCGGAGCGCTACAACCAGGTCAACGGCACTCCCGGCCCGGATGCCACAACCATGTCCACCGGTGACGCCGGTGGCCGGGTGGCTTGCGGTGTTATCGGCGGCGAGTAA
- a CDS encoding sensor histidine kinase: protein MPPSGVKRLLRALTRLLSLRTIVIISEIGVIATVLILGAWVWTGITNEQYSQLDRRLDSVSSLGDFSNLLSAPSAGDVDQVTPDGNLVRTARIGGVTVSAPPSIVLPELDTGYTNTTIDGVEYRVRTFAAGPASIALGAPVAETERRIDAQHLRVMIICGSVIAGTFVVGWFISLIMVNPFRLLAQQARAINAQSNPDDVQVRGVREAEEIAEAVEGMLARIGTEQQRTKEALESARDFAAVASHELRTPLTAMRTNLEVLSTLDLDRPQREELVSDIMRTQTRIEATLTALERLAQGQLTTADDHVPLDITELLDRAAHDAIRSYPDLKVSLAPSPTVLMLGLPAGLRLVIDNAIANAVKHGGATEVQLSAVSSAAGVEIAVDDNGSGVPEAERSEVFERFARGSTASRSGSGLGLALVAQQAELHGGTAALEKSELGGARLVLRLPIVH, encoded by the coding sequence GTGCCCCCCTCAGGTGTGAAAAGGCTGCTACGGGCACTGACCCGACTGCTGTCGCTGCGGACCATCGTGATCATCTCCGAAATCGGTGTGATCGCCACGGTGCTGATCCTCGGCGCCTGGGTGTGGACCGGGATCACCAACGAGCAGTACAGCCAGCTGGACCGGCGACTGGACTCGGTGAGCAGTCTCGGCGACTTCTCCAACCTGCTCAGCGCGCCCAGCGCCGGTGACGTCGACCAGGTGACCCCGGACGGGAACCTGGTCCGCACAGCGCGCATCGGCGGAGTCACGGTGTCAGCGCCGCCGTCGATCGTGCTGCCCGAGCTCGATACCGGCTACACCAACACCACCATCGACGGCGTCGAATACCGGGTGCGCACCTTCGCCGCCGGCCCGGCCTCCATCGCCCTCGGTGCGCCCGTCGCCGAGACGGAGCGGCGCATCGACGCCCAGCACCTGCGGGTGATGATCATCTGCGGCAGCGTCATCGCGGGCACGTTCGTGGTGGGCTGGTTCATCTCACTGATCATGGTCAACCCGTTCCGATTGCTGGCCCAGCAGGCCAGGGCCATCAACGCCCAGTCCAACCCGGACGACGTGCAGGTGCGTGGTGTGCGGGAAGCCGAGGAGATCGCCGAGGCTGTCGAGGGCATGCTGGCGCGCATCGGCACCGAACAACAGCGCACCAAAGAGGCACTGGAGTCGGCCCGCGACTTCGCCGCGGTGGCATCCCACGAACTGCGCACACCGTTGACGGCCATGCGCACCAATCTCGAAGTGCTCTCGACGCTGGATCTGGACCGTCCCCAGCGCGAGGAACTGGTCAGCGACATCATGCGCACCCAGACACGCATCGAGGCCACGCTGACAGCGCTGGAGCGGTTGGCGCAGGGCCAGCTCACCACCGCCGACGACCATGTGCCGTTGGACATCACCGAATTGCTGGACCGCGCGGCCCATGACGCCATCCGCAGCTATCCGGACCTCAAGGTGTCGCTGGCGCCGTCGCCGACGGTGTTGATGCTGGGCCTGCCCGCGGGGCTGCGGCTGGTGATCGACAATGCGATCGCCAATGCCGTCAAACACGGTGGTGCCACCGAGGTGCAGCTGAGCGCGGTCAGCTCGGCGGCCGGGGTGGAGATCGCCGTCGACGACAACGGCTCCGGTGTGCCCGAGGCCGAACGCAGCGAGGTCTTCGAGCGCTTCGCCCGCGGCTCGACGGCCTCCCGCTCGGGTTCCGGCCTGGGCCTGGCGCTGGTGGCGCAGCAGGCCGAATTACACGGCGGCACAGCGGCGTTGGAGAAAAGCGAACTCGGCGGCGCGCGGTTGGTGCTGCGACTGCCGATCGTGCACTAA
- a CDS encoding LppU/SCO3897 family protein — protein MVAAGVGESLGYVAVMLVIPVVGLILLVLGIRSQRAASRDRTPPYWQPPPNLPPGWHPPPELPLPPPVPHSRPGWAAVTMIVLGSGLLVLGLAGTALAVLGATQDSAPSARLSLTAPPDSPQRLQVGQCITAGQYAAAEMSPEPTDCADPEAVYELAYQAEGPTAICPDGSREDSGYAVLFNNSHTFCFVLNVAEGECFTVVPEAQLFKPVDCTDPSANSRIDRIIEGAEDLTLCPAGPQGAAFPQPSRTYCVVPPG, from the coding sequence ATGGTTGCTGCTGGGGTGGGTGAATCCCTCGGTTACGTCGCAGTGATGCTGGTGATACCGGTGGTGGGGCTGATATTGCTGGTGCTGGGAATCCGGAGTCAGCGGGCCGCCTCAAGGGATCGGACACCGCCCTACTGGCAACCACCACCGAACCTCCCGCCCGGCTGGCACCCACCGCCGGAACTTCCTCTGCCGCCGCCGGTACCGCATTCCCGGCCCGGCTGGGCTGCCGTCACGATGATCGTGTTGGGCAGTGGGCTGCTGGTGCTGGGACTGGCGGGCACCGCGCTGGCCGTGCTGGGTGCGACGCAGGATTCGGCGCCCTCGGCGCGGCTGTCGCTGACCGCGCCGCCCGACTCGCCGCAGCGGCTGCAGGTGGGTCAGTGCATCACCGCTGGGCAGTATGCGGCCGCCGAGATGTCGCCGGAGCCGACGGACTGCGCCGATCCCGAAGCCGTCTACGAACTGGCGTACCAGGCAGAGGGCCCCACTGCCATCTGTCCGGACGGCTCGCGCGAAGACTCCGGTTATGCGGTGTTGTTCAACAACTCCCACACGTTCTGTTTTGTCTTGAACGTCGCCGAGGGTGAATGCTTCACCGTGGTTCCGGAGGCGCAGTTGTTCAAGCCGGTCGACTGCACCGACCCCAGCGCCAACTCCAGGATCGACAGGATCATCGAGGGAGCCGAGGACCTGACCCTGTGCCCGGCGGGTCCGCAGGGTGCGGCGTTCCCGCAGCCGTCCCGCACCTACTGTGTGGTGCCGCCCGGTTGA
- a CDS encoding LON peptidase substrate-binding domain-containing protein, whose amino-acid sequence MSSTPMFPLESAMLPGEELPLRVFEPRYAALVQDTLDRDDKSFGVVLISRGREVGGGDDRHDIGVRARIAAFEDYGDGTYRLRCPLTERIRVTEWLSDDPYPRAVVQSWPDEPGPVSQSSIVEVEDRIWGLFERIAMARDAHLPDRADVLGTGLDVTAGQRLYELAARMPMGTADKYSVLAAASPADRLTALQEAVDTVTAMVEFQLSGD is encoded by the coding sequence GTGAGCTCGACCCCGATGTTCCCACTGGAGTCGGCGATGCTGCCCGGTGAGGAACTGCCTCTGCGGGTGTTCGAGCCGCGCTACGCCGCGCTGGTTCAGGACACCTTGGACCGCGACGACAAATCGTTCGGGGTGGTGTTGATCTCGCGCGGCCGCGAGGTGGGTGGCGGCGACGACCGCCATGACATCGGGGTGCGGGCACGTATCGCGGCGTTCGAGGACTATGGCGACGGCACGTACCGGCTGCGCTGCCCACTGACCGAACGGATCCGGGTGACGGAGTGGTTGTCCGATGATCCGTATCCCCGCGCGGTGGTCCAGTCGTGGCCCGACGAACCCGGGCCGGTGAGCCAGAGCAGCATCGTCGAGGTCGAGGACCGCATCTGGGGACTGTTCGAACGCATCGCGATGGCACGTGACGCGCACCTGCCGGACCGGGCCGACGTGCTGGGCACAGGCCTGGATGTGACTGCGGGACAACGCCTCTACGAGCTGGCGGCCCGGATGCCGATGGGGACCGCCGACAAGTACTCGGTGCTGGCGGCGGCATCGCCGGCAGATCGGCTGACAGCGCTGCAGGAAGCCGTCGACACCGTCACCGCCATGGTGGAGTTCCAGCTGTCGGGGGACTGA
- a CDS encoding SMP-30/gluconolactonase/LRE family protein codes for MVAIAAILLGITTAPSAQAGIPSCPWAVSTVKSGLGSLENLAFDGSGAMLLSRTVGGAGQLYRLGADGAGATLANGLDAPGGITVEGDTTYFTTGNSLWAGLFGLGNGAIVELDLSTGATRTVASGLTMPNGMARLPDGSFVVSRNLGLSTGLTRVSADGATSSRFAPHLVLTNGVAYDPGRNAVITSLDFSPVSTLAIIDAADSHRILQRIDLGLFGLVGFPDDLTVGPDGMIYLAMDLGPVVRIDPDRRTACRLTPVLLGSTSVKFGAGPGWDAQSLYVTSLAGFVTRLTPGPTSPPHTAPDDAA; via the coding sequence GTGGTGGCCATCGCTGCGATACTGCTGGGCATCACGACGGCGCCGTCGGCCCAAGCGGGCATCCCGTCCTGCCCGTGGGCAGTCAGCACCGTGAAGTCCGGACTCGGTTCGCTGGAGAACCTGGCCTTCGACGGTTCCGGCGCAATGCTGCTGTCGCGCACCGTCGGTGGTGCAGGTCAGCTCTACCGATTGGGAGCGGACGGCGCAGGGGCAACGCTGGCCAATGGTCTCGACGCGCCCGGTGGCATCACCGTCGAGGGCGACACCACCTACTTCACCACGGGAAACAGCTTGTGGGCCGGGCTGTTCGGACTCGGCAACGGTGCCATCGTGGAACTCGACCTGTCGACTGGGGCAACCCGCACCGTCGCATCCGGTCTGACGATGCCCAACGGGATGGCCCGACTGCCCGACGGGTCGTTCGTGGTGAGCCGCAACCTCGGCCTGAGCACCGGATTGACGCGCGTCAGCGCCGACGGCGCCACCAGCAGTCGTTTCGCGCCACACCTCGTGTTGACCAACGGGGTGGCCTATGACCCCGGTCGTAACGCCGTGATCACGTCGCTGGACTTCTCGCCGGTGTCCACATTGGCGATCATCGACGCCGCCGACTCCCACCGGATCCTGCAGCGGATCGACCTCGGGCTGTTCGGCCTGGTCGGCTTTCCCGACGATCTCACCGTCGGCCCGGACGGAATGATCTATCTGGCGATGGATCTCGGGCCCGTTGTGCGGATCGACCCCGACCGTCGAACCGCCTGCCGGCTGACTCCGGTGCTGCTGGGCAGCACGTCGGTCAAATTCGGCGCCGGGCCGGGCTGGGACGCGCAGTCGCTGTATGTGACCAGCCTGGCCGGGTTCGTCACCAGGCTCACCCCAGGACCGACGTCGCCTCCACATACCGCACCCGATGATGCAGCGTGA
- a CDS encoding exodeoxyribonuclease III: MRLATWNVNSIRTRVDRVTDWLERADVDVLAMQETKCTDAQFPSMPFAALGYEVAHVGFNQWNGVAIASRVGLQDVQIGFDGQPTWSSKPELEAAAEARALGATCGGVRVWSLYVPNGRSLADPHYAYKLDWLAALRDTAAGWLKDDPAAPIALVGDWNIAPTDEDVWSVEAYEGHTHVSAPERAAFQAMNDAQFTDVVRPFTPGPGVYTYWDYTQLSFQKRRGMRIDFILGSPGLATGVRHAEIGKDERRGKGASDHAPVMIDLDDQPGGTTQ; the protein is encoded by the coding sequence ATGCGATTGGCCACCTGGAATGTGAACTCGATCCGCACCAGGGTGGATCGGGTGACCGATTGGCTGGAGCGGGCCGACGTCGACGTCCTGGCCATGCAGGAGACCAAGTGCACCGACGCGCAGTTCCCGTCGATGCCGTTTGCCGCACTCGGCTACGAGGTGGCACACGTCGGGTTCAATCAGTGGAACGGGGTGGCCATCGCCAGCCGTGTCGGGCTGCAGGATGTCCAGATCGGGTTCGACGGACAACCGACCTGGAGCAGCAAGCCCGAGCTCGAAGCCGCGGCGGAAGCCCGTGCGCTCGGGGCCACCTGTGGCGGAGTGCGGGTGTGGAGCCTCTACGTGCCCAACGGCCGCAGCCTCGCCGACCCGCACTACGCCTACAAGCTGGATTGGCTTGCCGCACTGCGCGATACCGCAGCCGGCTGGCTGAAGGACGACCCGGCCGCACCGATCGCGCTGGTCGGTGACTGGAACATCGCCCCCACCGACGAAGACGTCTGGAGTGTCGAAGCCTATGAGGGCCACACCCATGTCTCGGCGCCGGAACGAGCGGCGTTCCAGGCCATGAACGACGCTCAATTCACCGACGTGGTACGGCCTTTCACACCTGGCCCGGGTGTCTACACCTATTGGGACTACACCCAGCTGAGCTTCCAGAAGCGCCGGGGTATGCGCATCGATTTCATCCTGGGCTCACCGGGACTGGCTACTGGTGTCCGTCATGCCGAGATCGGCAAAGACGAACGGCGCGGCAAAGGCGCCAGCGATCACGCTCCGGTGATGATCGATCTCGACGATCAACCGGGCGGCACCACACAGTAG
- a CDS encoding DUF3263 domain-containing protein — translation MEGAMARAERSGDDAELTDGLTRREHDILGFERQWWKYAGSKEEAIKELFSMSATRYYQVLNALVERPEALAADPMLVKRLRRLRATRQKARAARKLGFDIT, via the coding sequence ATGGAAGGCGCCATGGCAAGGGCTGAGCGGTCGGGGGACGACGCTGAGCTCACCGATGGGCTGACCCGTCGTGAACACGACATCCTGGGATTCGAACGCCAGTGGTGGAAGTACGCGGGGTCCAAAGAAGAGGCGATCAAAGAGCTCTTTTCGATGTCGGCTACCCGCTACTACCAGGTCCTCAACGCACTTGTCGAACGTCCCGAGGCGCTGGCCGCCGATCCCATGCTGGTCAAGCGTCTGCGCAGGCTGCGCGCAACCCGCCAGAAGGCGCGCGCGGCTCGGAAACTGGGCTTCGACATCACCTGA